One Methanolobus sp. WCC4 DNA segment encodes these proteins:
- a CDS encoding glycosyltransferase family 4 protein, with amino-acid sequence MKKKVLFICGARGDYTRNEVVVQSLKENYDVIEISSNGKSYMFRLPNVVIRYLLNFKKYDILFVGFYGQLLVPIVRLFSRKPIIFDAFISTYDTLCFDRKKFKPNSIIGRITYYIDKLSCSLADKIILDTNAHIDYFIDTFGLSKNKFQRIFVGANEEIFYPRQIENDSDKFIVFYYGTFLPLQGIEYLVRAAKLLENEDDIKFIVVGSGMETDKIIRLSNELQNKNIEFIDWIPYQELPLKIAEADVCLGGHFSNVDKAKRVIAGKTFQFIAMKKPVIVGDNPANWEIFEHGIDAFFVEMASAEALADAILVLKKDDELRTEMAINANNTFREVCKGMSYDLNNIIEDII; translated from the coding sequence ATGAAGAAAAAAGTTCTTTTCATATGTGGTGCACGCGGCGATTACACCAGAAACGAAGTTGTGGTGCAATCACTCAAAGAGAACTATGATGTGATCGAGATATCTTCGAACGGCAAGTCATATATGTTTCGATTGCCGAATGTCGTTATTAGATACTTATTGAACTTTAAGAAATACGACATTCTTTTTGTCGGGTTTTATGGACAGTTACTAGTCCCAATAGTACGTTTGTTCTCAAGAAAGCCAATAATCTTCGATGCATTTATATCTACATACGATACCTTATGTTTTGATAGGAAAAAGTTCAAGCCTAACTCGATAATCGGCAGGATTACATATTACATTGATAAATTATCCTGCAGTCTAGCAGACAAAATAATCTTGGATACCAATGCCCATATCGACTATTTTATTGATACCTTTGGATTATCGAAGAACAAGTTTCAGAGGATATTTGTTGGTGCTAACGAGGAAATATTTTATCCACGACAAATCGAAAATGATTCGGACAAATTCATTGTATTTTACTATGGGACGTTTCTGCCATTGCAAGGTATAGAGTATCTAGTCAGAGCTGCAAAGTTGTTGGAAAACGAAGATGATATCAAATTTATTGTTGTCGGTTCTGGGATGGAAACGGACAAGATAATCAGATTGTCGAATGAGCTTCAGAACAAGAACATAGAATTCATTGATTGGATACCCTATCAGGAATTGCCTTTAAAAATAGCAGAAGCCGATGTCTGTTTGGGCGGGCATTTTTCAAATGTAGACAAGGCAAAACGAGTAATTGCAGGAAAAACATTTCAATTCATTGCAATGAAGAAGCCAGTGATAGTTGGAGATAACCCCGCAAATTGGGAAATATTTGAGCATGGAATTGATGCTTTTTTTGTTGAAATGGCTAGTGCTGAAGCATTAGCTGATGCAATTCTTGTTCTTAAAAAGGATGACGAATTGAGAACAGAGATGGCAATAAATGCAAACAATACATTTAGGGAAGTTTGCAAGGGAATGTCATATGATTTGAATAATATAATTGAAGACATAATATGA
- a CDS encoding glycosyltransferase family 39 protein, with the protein MTLYDWKQKLEYLNRVSMFLKSKPYFSVILVTLITSAIYSISFLNGHNWGGDFAHYILQAKALVDGNVNEVIQLCIYRSENSSIIFAPTLVAWGYPLLLAVVYYLVGFNILAFKMVTSLFFFMSFFIVYLLFREKVKDGHVLFLVMLVAFNPYFFEFKENVLTEFVFFFFGLLTIYIIQHVIIEKKLLLQKYVDYVILLVFLFFSYNIRAQGVLLLPTLALCYCIANKDVFYNRNLLSMIKRKDIYFFSPIIVLSALVLILVIHKIPTTNTEYFINGSLIETLMAVPFLSNMFMYFKVWSWFFSPPSSLSMLVYGMTLPFVIAGVLNNYKKDYLYILYASITLITLSSIHRPVFRYIITLFPFYMYFFLVGISRIPTDSFIPRNLNPFNWKLANIACIILILYSIIGMALVYDDLKHLEISDTYGPYSASSVEMFAYIKNNTSEEDVIVFWKPRVMTLYGDRRSILILNLDEFLESDARFVVYDKTELHEYNQLMGATIKDQDNHFKLVYENDIFEIFEINR; encoded by the coding sequence GTGACTTTATATGATTGGAAACAGAAATTAGAATATTTAAACAGAGTTTCGATGTTTCTCAAATCAAAACCCTATTTTTCTGTTATTTTAGTTACTTTAATTACCTCTGCAATTTATTCTATTTCATTTTTGAATGGACATAATTGGGGTGGCGACTTTGCTCATTATATTTTGCAAGCAAAAGCTTTGGTTGATGGTAATGTTAATGAGGTAATTCAATTGTGTATTTATCGAAGCGAAAATAGTTCTATAATTTTCGCTCCGACGTTAGTAGCTTGGGGTTATCCTCTTCTATTAGCGGTTGTGTATTATTTAGTTGGATTTAATATTCTAGCATTTAAAATGGTTACTAGTTTATTCTTTTTTATGTCCTTTTTTATTGTTTATTTGTTGTTTAGAGAAAAAGTGAAAGATGGTCATGTTTTGTTTTTAGTTATGCTTGTTGCATTCAATCCTTACTTTTTTGAGTTTAAAGAAAATGTTTTAACGGAATTTGTGTTTTTCTTTTTTGGTCTATTGACTATTTACATAATTCAACATGTAATAATTGAAAAAAAACTGTTGCTACAGAAATATGTAGATTATGTAATATTACTAGTTTTCCTATTCTTTTCATATAATATCAGAGCACAAGGAGTTCTTTTGCTTCCAACCTTAGCGCTTTGTTATTGTATTGCAAACAAAGATGTTTTTTACAATAGAAATTTACTTTCTATGATCAAAAGAAAGGATATATACTTTTTTAGTCCAATAATAGTTCTTAGTGCGTTGGTTTTGATTTTAGTAATCCATAAAATACCAACAACAAATACAGAATATTTTATAAATGGCAGCCTGATTGAAACATTAATGGCTGTACCATTTTTATCTAATATGTTTATGTATTTCAAAGTTTGGTCTTGGTTTTTTTCTCCACCATCCTCTCTCTCTATGCTAGTATATGGTATGACTTTGCCATTTGTTATAGCAGGTGTTCTTAACAATTATAAAAAAGACTATTTGTATATCTTATATGCATCTATCACATTGATTACACTTTCCAGCATACACAGGCCTGTTTTCCGGTATATAATTACATTGTTCCCATTCTATATGTATTTCTTTTTGGTGGGTATAAGCAGAATACCAACAGATTCTTTCATTCCCCGTAATTTAAATCCATTTAACTGGAAATTAGCTAATATTGCGTGTATTATACTCATTCTGTATTCGATTATCGGTATGGCTCTTGTCTATGATGACTTGAAGCACCTTGAGATATCAGATACATATGGTCCGTATTCTGCTTCAAGCGTTGAGATGTTTGCATATATAAAAAATAACACTTCAGAAGAAGATGTAATAGTATTCTGGAAACCCCGGGTTATGACCCTATATGGTGATAGAAGATCAATTCTAATTTTAAATCTCGACGAATTTTTGGAATCTGATGCCAGGTTTGTTGTTTATGACAAGACTGAACTCCATGAGTATAATCAATTAATGGGTGCTACAATAAAAGATCAGGATAATCATTTTAAGCTTGTATATGAAAATGATATTTTTGAGATTTTTGAGATTAATAGGTAG
- a CDS encoding sugar phosphate nucleotidyltransferase, whose product MKGIVLAGGTGSRLYPLTKVTNKHLLPVYDKPMIYYPLLTLINAGITDIMIVSGRGHAGHFLELLGSGAELGARFTYEIQDEAGGIAQALSLAEDFADDEDVAVILGDNIFQDNIHATIQSFESGAHIFLKQVSDAARFGVAEVDKSNEKILGIEEKPEVPKSNYAVTGLYIYDNDVFDIIHTLKPSGRGELEITDVNNEYIQQGLMKYTVLDRNWSDAGTFESLLKASIIAREDKESK is encoded by the coding sequence ATGAAAGGAATAGTACTTGCCGGAGGTACAGGTAGCAGACTGTATCCACTTACTAAAGTGACGAACAAGCATCTTCTACCTGTATATGATAAACCAATGATCTATTACCCTCTTCTGACACTGATTAATGCAGGAATTACCGATATAATGATAGTTTCAGGCCGTGGACATGCCGGACATTTCCTTGAACTTCTTGGGTCTGGTGCCGAGTTAGGGGCACGTTTTACTTATGAGATTCAGGACGAGGCTGGCGGTATTGCACAGGCGTTGAGCTTAGCAGAAGATTTTGCGGATGATGAGGATGTGGCTGTCATCCTTGGGGATAACATATTCCAAGATAACATTCATGCTACGATTCAATCATTCGAATCCGGTGCACATATATTCCTTAAGCAAGTTTCCGATGCAGCACGGTTTGGAGTGGCAGAGGTGGATAAAAGCAATGAAAAGATACTTGGCATTGAGGAGAAACCTGAGGTTCCTAAATCAAATTATGCAGTGACCGGACTATACATCTATGACAACGATGTATTTGACATTATTCACACATTAAAACCATCAGGGAGGGGAGAACTTGAGATTACAGATGTGAATAACGAGTATATCCAGCAGGGTCTGATGAAATACACAGTTTTAGATAGAAACTGGAGCGATGCAGGGACATTCGAGAGCTTGTTGAAAGCAAGTATCATTGCAAGAGAAGACAAGGAATCTAAATGA
- a CDS encoding NAD-dependent epimerase/dehydratase family protein, whose product MKKVLITGGLGQVGSYLVDRLHDSSQVTVIDNFSSNNMDYVPAGVCLFKEDIRSPVAKELAAKHDIVIHTAAQISVASSMENPSFDADNNVFGTLNLLEGARKGNIDKFIYFSSAAVYGNPEYLPIDEIHPQNPMSPYGASKLCGEKYCTMYHKAFGLPTVCIRPFNIYSPRQDSSNPYSGVISKFIGRAREGMPPIIFGDGSQTRDFVSVHDIVDMVVLLMDEHQFNGEVFNVGTGKKTSIEKLAKTILDVFGLDIEIEFKDWMAGDIRDSYSDISKSHKIGYNPKISLQDGLKEIIGI is encoded by the coding sequence ATGAAAAAAGTCCTTATCACCGGTGGCTTGGGTCAGGTTGGAAGCTATCTTGTTGACAGGCTGCATGACAGTTCACAGGTGACAGTTATAGACAATTTTTCTTCAAATAACATGGATTATGTTCCTGCTGGTGTCTGTCTGTTTAAAGAGGACATCAGATCGCCTGTTGCAAAAGAACTGGCTGCAAAACACGATATAGTTATCCATACAGCTGCTCAGATAAGCGTTGCAAGTTCCATGGAGAATCCCTCTTTTGATGCGGATAACAATGTTTTTGGTACGCTGAATCTGCTTGAAGGTGCCCGTAAAGGGAATATTGATAAATTTATTTATTTCAGTTCTGCTGCCGTCTATGGAAATCCTGAATACCTTCCAATTGATGAGATTCACCCGCAGAATCCGATGTCACCTTATGGAGCAAGTAAACTCTGTGGTGAGAAATATTGTACTATGTATCACAAGGCTTTTGGTCTGCCGACAGTGTGCATACGTCCCTTCAATATTTATAGCCCTCGGCAGGATTCCTCAAACCCATATTCGGGGGTAATCTCCAAATTTATAGGCAGGGCCAGGGAAGGGATGCCACCAATAATTTTTGGTGACGGTTCACAGACAAGGGATTTTGTCTCAGTGCATGACATTGTTGATATGGTTGTCTTGCTTATGGATGAGCACCAGTTTAACGGCGAAGTGTTCAATGTGGGTACTGGCAAAAAGACAAGCATTGAAAAACTTGCAAAAACCATTCTGGACGTATTCGGTCTGGATATAGAAATCGAGTTTAAAGATTGGATGGCTGGTGATATCAGGGATAGTTACTCTGATATTTCGAAATCACATAAAATAGGTTATAATCCGAAAATCAGCTTGCAGGATGGTCTGAAAGAGATTATTGGAATATAA
- the rfbD gene encoding dTDP-4-dehydrorhamnose reductase, with product MVVGVIKTVILGAGGMLGTDLCKIFPDAAKLKHNDLDITKREKVIECIRRIKPDVVINAAAYTDVDGCEGNQELVFDVNGYGPGYLAEACSNASAVLVHFSTDYVFDGSKKEYLEADTTNPVNAYGRSKLLGEQKIAENMDDYRIIRTSWLFGANGINFVDTMLKLSEEMETVKVVNDQFGKPTYTLDLAHKTAEIIGIEPGIYHLSNEGVCSWYEFASAIIDNTIPCTSNEFPRKAKRPTYSALVNTKTSPMRHWKEALNDYLKENKA from the coding sequence ATGGTGGTGGGAGTCATTAAAACAGTGATTCTCGGTGCAGGTGGAATGCTTGGCACAGACCTGTGCAAGATATTTCCTGATGCTGCAAAGCTAAAACATAATGACCTTGATATCACAAAAAGAGAGAAAGTCATTGAATGTATCAGGAGGATTAAACCTGATGTTGTAATAAATGCTGCTGCGTATACCGATGTGGATGGTTGTGAGGGCAATCAGGAACTTGTCTTCGACGTCAATGGATATGGACCAGGATACCTTGCTGAAGCTTGTTCAAATGCCAGCGCAGTACTTGTGCATTTTAGCACTGACTACGTATTTGATGGCTCAAAAAAAGAATACTTAGAGGCTGATACAACAAATCCAGTCAACGCATACGGTAGATCAAAACTTCTCGGTGAACAGAAAATTGCCGAAAACATGGATGACTACAGGATTATCCGAACCTCTTGGTTATTCGGAGCCAATGGGATAAATTTTGTGGACACCATGCTGAAGCTATCCGAAGAGATGGAAACTGTAAAGGTTGTTAACGATCAGTTCGGAAAGCCTACATATACACTGGACTTGGCCCACAAGACTGCAGAGATAATTGGAATTGAGCCGGGAATCTACCACCTATCAAACGAAGGGGTATGTTCCTGGTACGAGTTTGCATCAGCAATCATCGATAACACAATTCCTTGTACAAGCAATGAATTTCCAAGAAAGGCAAAAAGACCTACATATTCGGCTCTTGTAAACACAAAAACAAGTCCAATGAGGCACTGGAAAGAAGCACTTAATGATTACTTAAAGGAGAATAAAGCATGA
- the rfbC gene encoding dTDP-4-dehydrorhamnose 3,5-epimerase, with product MDKAMKLIKTNIEDLFIFEPKIFEDERGYFFESYNKKVLDNLIDTKYNFVQDNESKSSYGVIRGLHYQVEPYSQTKLVRVLQGKVYDVVVDIRKDSHTFGEWVGVELSAANKRQFLIPKGFAHGFSVLSESAIFAYKCDEFYHPEAEKGIAFDDLTLNIDWKIKDEDIVVADRDKNWPTLENAKLMF from the coding sequence ATGGACAAAGCCATGAAATTAATAAAAACTAATATAGAAGATTTATTCATCTTTGAACCAAAGATTTTCGAAGATGAAAGAGGATACTTTTTTGAAAGTTATAACAAAAAGGTACTGGATAATCTAATAGACACGAAATATAATTTTGTTCAAGATAATGAATCAAAATCCTCATATGGTGTGATTCGCGGACTTCACTATCAAGTGGAACCATACAGCCAGACGAAACTGGTAAGGGTATTACAAGGGAAGGTCTACGATGTTGTTGTTGATATTAGAAAAGATTCACACACGTTTGGAGAATGGGTTGGCGTGGAACTTTCTGCTGCTAATAAAAGACAATTTTTGATACCCAAAGGTTTTGCTCACGGTTTTTCTGTATTAAGTGAAAGTGCCATATTTGCATACAAATGCGATGAATTCTATCATCCTGAAGCTGAAAAAGGTATCGCTTTTGATGATCTTACACTTAATATTGACTGGAAGATAAAGGATGAAGATATTGTGGTAGCAGACCGTGACAAGAACTGGCCAACACTGGAAAATGCAAAGTTGATGTTTTAA
- a CDS encoding glycosyltransferase family 2 protein, with the protein MATVAVIPTFNEEVHIHDVIKKTKHYVDAIVVVDDCSTDSTAFIAHNLGAKVVKHEHHMGKAEALKSGFKAAMALNPEIIVTLYANGKHNPEDIPKLVEPIYWLEYDVVSGTTHFSDSTGFPTFDEEFSSDEHLLFDAKVNADSLDKCMGFTAFSSKIFDTLHFHENGDSVEVSLLKDAYNGGFNVRMLSSSCLHNHDLELFQDYRIGVVVAAYNEETLIKTTVNGMPDYIDRIYVINDCSTDATAEVLKTIDDQRLSIITHEVNQGVGAANLHGYQEALKENMDIVVIMNGDNQMNPLQLPYLLYPIIEGKADYTKGNRLFCEEYRVGMSKWRAFGNGLLTMVTKIASGYWHIMDPQNGYTAISKKALSNIEIHTLYTYYGYCNDMLIKLNTFGFRTMDIPMPSRYGQEKSSIKYGRYMGKVSLMLFRKFLWRLKTKYMILNFHPLVLFYIFGMILLPLGFVFGVYIFLTKVIFGYPISPNFPLLDALLIITGIQFTLFAMLFDMQECNRQSDFASYRCK; encoded by the coding sequence AATAAAAAAAACTAAACATTATGTTGATGCCATTGTCGTTGTAGATGATTGCAGTACAGATTCAACTGCATTTATTGCTCATAATTTAGGGGCGAAGGTTGTTAAACATGAACACCATATGGGGAAAGCTGAAGCTTTGAAGTCAGGCTTTAAGGCTGCAATGGCTTTAAATCCAGAAATTATAGTCACTCTTTATGCAAATGGTAAGCATAATCCAGAAGATATTCCTAAACTAGTTGAGCCTATATATTGGCTTGAATACGATGTGGTTTCGGGAACTACACATTTTAGTGATTCTACTGGTTTCCCGACGTTTGACGAGGAATTTTCTTCTGATGAACACTTATTATTTGATGCAAAAGTGAATGCAGATTCCCTCGACAAGTGTATGGGATTTACTGCATTTTCATCAAAAATTTTTGATACCCTTCATTTTCATGAAAATGGAGATAGTGTTGAAGTTTCTCTTCTTAAGGATGCCTACAATGGAGGTTTCAATGTCAGAATGCTTTCATCATCATGTTTACATAATCATGACTTGGAGCTTTTTCAGGATTATCGTATAGGGGTTGTTGTTGCTGCTTACAATGAGGAGACATTAATTAAGACAACAGTCAATGGAATGCCTGATTATATTGATCGAATATATGTGATTAATGATTGCAGTACTGACGCTACGGCAGAAGTGTTAAAGACCATTGATGATCAACGCTTGAGTATAATTACCCATGAAGTAAACCAAGGCGTTGGCGCGGCGAACCTTCATGGTTATCAGGAAGCTCTTAAAGAAAACATGGATATTGTTGTGATAATGAATGGTGACAATCAGATGAATCCTCTACAACTTCCGTACTTATTGTATCCGATTATTGAAGGTAAAGCGGACTATACAAAAGGAAATCGTCTTTTCTGTGAGGAGTATCGTGTAGGTATGAGCAAATGGAGGGCATTTGGTAATGGTCTCCTTACAATGGTTACCAAGATTGCAAGTGGTTACTGGCACATTATGGACCCTCAAAATGGCTATACGGCTATCTCCAAAAAGGCTCTCTCAAATATAGAGATTCATACTCTCTACACTTATTATGGTTATTGCAACGATATGCTAATCAAACTTAACACATTTGGTTTTCGTACTATGGACATACCTATGCCATCTCGCTACGGTCAGGAGAAATCTTCAATTAAGTACGGTCGGTACATGGGAAAAGTTTCACTTATGCTTTTCCGCAAGTTTTTATGGAGACTTAAGACGAAGTACATGATATTAAACTTCCACCCTCTTGTGCTATTTTACATATTTGGTATGATTCTGTTACCTTTGGGTTTTGTGTTTGGAGTTTATATTTTCCTGACAAAAGTTATATTTGGATATCCTATATCACCAAATTTTCCCTTACTTGACGCATTATTAATAATAACAGGTATACAGTTTACGTTGTTTGCAATGCTATTTGATATGCAAGAATGTAATCGTCAGAGTGATTTCGCCTCATATCGCTGTAAATAA
- a CDS encoding flippase, translating into MLLEEDGKNKVDFSMKDKILHGTIYLLIAQAVFVASGYAIHIGLGRLLGPSNYGIYAVVISLMTMVNLILATGIPQALSKYVAHGDISVKAVRDISLKIQLVFSLGIFLIYYIIAGKIALLLNDEGLTPLIRLSSFIVPSYALYSISTGYLNGLQEYKKQAITAISYSFFKAIFILVMVLIGYALRGAIFGFVLAPMAALLIGIYCTKQRKFVEKNSQEINKEISVRQVLDFAIPIIFFSVITNLISNIDLFFVKAYLTDYDAGIYSASSTISKVPFYLTTGLYGALFPLISKNAASNNIKKNRKYAVKSFKYLFIAMAPTVFVIYMLSEELLTLLYSIEYIGGAQVLSILIIGIGFFSLFSLLTTILNGIGMPRISVAISILLLFINILLNITLIPKYHIIGAAIATSTTSLIGLILSSLCVYRYL; encoded by the coding sequence ATGCTATTAGAAGAAGATGGTAAAAATAAAGTGGATTTTTCTATGAAAGATAAAATTTTACATGGGACAATATATTTATTAATAGCACAGGCAGTTTTTGTAGCTTCAGGTTATGCTATTCACATAGGCTTAGGTAGGTTACTAGGTCCATCAAACTACGGAATATATGCAGTAGTCATATCTTTGATGACAATGGTAAATCTCATTCTTGCGACAGGCATTCCGCAGGCTTTGTCGAAGTATGTTGCACATGGCGACATTAGTGTAAAGGCAGTAAGAGACATATCCCTTAAAATTCAATTGGTTTTTAGCCTTGGAATTTTTTTAATCTACTATATTATAGCAGGAAAAATTGCATTACTTCTAAATGACGAAGGTTTAACACCTTTAATCCGATTGTCATCGTTCATAGTCCCAAGTTATGCCTTGTATTCTATCTCAACAGGATACTTAAACGGCTTACAGGAATACAAAAAACAAGCAATAACAGCAATCTCGTATTCGTTTTTCAAAGCGATATTCATACTTGTAATGGTGCTAATCGGTTATGCACTCAGAGGTGCAATCTTTGGTTTCGTTTTAGCACCAATGGCAGCACTTTTAATCGGCATTTACTGTACAAAACAACGAAAATTTGTTGAAAAAAACAGTCAGGAGATTAACAAAGAAATCTCGGTAAGACAAGTTTTGGATTTTGCTATTCCCATTATATTTTTTTCAGTAATTACTAATTTAATTTCAAATATTGATTTGTTTTTTGTCAAGGCATATTTAACAGATTATGATGCAGGAATTTACTCAGCGTCATCGACGATATCGAAAGTTCCATTCTATCTGACTACAGGGCTATATGGTGCACTTTTTCCATTAATATCCAAGAACGCAGCAAGCAACAACATTAAAAAAAATCGAAAGTATGCAGTGAAATCATTTAAGTACTTATTTATAGCAATGGCACCAACTGTGTTTGTTATCTATATGCTATCAGAAGAACTACTTACATTGTTGTATTCCATTGAGTACATAGGTGGTGCTCAAGTTCTTAGTATTCTAATTATTGGTATTGGATTCTTCTCTTTGTTTTCATTATTGACAACCATATTAAATGGAATTGGGATGCCAAGAATTTCAGTAGCCATCAGTATATTATTATTATTTATTAATATCTTACTAAATATTACTTTGATACCGAAATATCATATCATAGGTGCAGCAATAGCAACAAGTACAACGTCTTTGATTGGATTAATTCTATCTTCATTATGTGTATACAGATACCTTTAA
- a CDS encoding nucleotide sugar dehydrogenase, with protein MQGLMKKINDGSACVGIIGLGYVGLPLAVEFSKKFDVIGYDVNQLAVEQLLNGISYIQDVPNSTLSAQVNQSFHPTTNQEELSKCDFILICVPTPLTLANEPDLKYIKDACETISEILRKGQLIILESTTYPGTTEEIVLPILESSGLKVMDDFGLAYSPERIDPGNAKYTVSNTAKVVGGINKESTEIASKLYGSIIDQVVPVTDAKTAEAVKIVENIFRNVNIALVNELSLIFEKMDIDAWEVIDAASTKPYGFMPFYPGPGVGGHCIPLDPFYMSYKAKKHDFIPRFIETSGEINNFMKIHVINLVEKGLNQVSKRIYGSTVAVLGLAYKKDIDDTRESPSKKIIEELVNLGASVKTYDPYASFIETGAGKFNSETSMETTLDDVDCAIFVVDHTIFKEIDLRNVARLMKSPVIVDCKNVFSDMDGFVYLGIGKAINTDSYNIK; from the coding sequence ATGCAAGGATTGATGAAAAAAATAAATGATGGTAGTGCATGTGTAGGAATTATTGGCTTAGGATATGTTGGGCTGCCTTTGGCTGTTGAATTTTCTAAAAAGTTTGATGTTATTGGATATGATGTTAATCAGTTAGCCGTTGAGCAGCTTTTGAATGGAATTTCCTATATTCAAGATGTTCCCAATTCTACTCTTTCTGCACAAGTTAATCAGTCTTTTCATCCAACTACAAATCAGGAAGAACTTTCAAAATGTGATTTCATATTAATTTGTGTTCCAACACCTCTCACCTTAGCTAATGAACCTGATCTTAAGTACATTAAGGATGCATGCGAAACAATCTCTGAAATATTAAGAAAAGGTCAACTTATCATTCTTGAAAGTACAACTTATCCGGGTACTACTGAAGAAATAGTACTTCCTATACTGGAGTCATCTGGTTTGAAAGTCATGGATGATTTTGGTCTTGCGTATTCGCCTGAAAGAATAGATCCCGGTAATGCTAAATATACTGTTTCAAATACTGCTAAAGTAGTAGGTGGCATTAATAAGGAGAGCACAGAAATTGCCTCCAAGTTGTACGGAAGCATTATTGATCAGGTAGTTCCTGTAACGGATGCTAAAACCGCTGAAGCCGTAAAGATTGTTGAAAATATTTTCAGGAATGTAAATATAGCTCTTGTGAATGAACTTTCGTTGATATTTGAAAAAATGGACATCGATGCCTGGGAAGTGATAGATGCAGCATCCACAAAACCCTATGGCTTCATGCCGTTTTATCCGGGTCCTGGTGTAGGTGGTCATTGCATTCCTCTTGATCCATTCTATATGTCATATAAAGCCAAAAAACATGATTTCATTCCTCGATTTATTGAGACTTCAGGTGAAATTAACAATTTTATGAAAATTCATGTTATCAATTTGGTCGAAAAGGGATTGAATCAAGTCAGTAAAAGAATATATGGATCAACAGTTGCAGTATTGGGATTGGCTTATAAGAAGGATATTGATGATACAAGAGAATCTCCTTCTAAAAAGATAATTGAAGAACTTGTAAATCTTGGAGCTAGTGTAAAAACATATGATCCATATGCTTCTTTCATAGAAACTGGTGCTGGAAAATTTAATTCCGAAACAAGTATGGAAACTACCTTGGATGATGTGGACTGTGCTATATTTGTAGTTGATCATACCATCTTTAAGGAAATTGATCTTAGGAATGTAGCTAGACTTATGAAATCTCCAGTTATTGTCGATTGCAAAAATGTATTCTCAGATATGGATGGATTTGTATATTTGGGCATTGGAAAAGCAATAAATACGGACAGTTATAATATAAAATAA
- the rfbB gene encoding dTDP-glucose 4,6-dehydratase, which yields MKLLVTGGCGFIGSNFIRIMLEKYSDCEIINLDKLTYAGNPANLKDIDNNPNYSFIKGDICDPHVSNVAMENVDTVVHFAAESHVDRSIEDGSVFIRTNVLGTNTLLNCALDSDIKNFIHVSTDEVYGSIENGSFAEEDNLNPSSPYSSSKAGSDLLAMSFHTTYGLPVSITRCTNNFGPYQYPEKLIPLFITNLMEGKQVPVYGTGLNVRDWIYVDDHCSGIDFVLNNGNSGELYNIGGGSELTNLEITHRILETLGKDESMIRYVEDRKGHDFRYSLDCTKLKKMGWKPKYDFKAALSNTVKWYVENRWWWESLKQ from the coding sequence TTGAAATTACTGGTAACTGGAGGTTGTGGATTCATAGGTAGCAATTTTATCCGCATTATGCTTGAAAAATATTCGGATTGCGAAATAATCAATCTAGACAAACTTACCTATGCAGGAAACCCAGCCAACTTAAAAGATATTGACAATAATCCTAATTATTCATTTATCAAAGGAGACATCTGCGACCCACATGTCTCAAATGTAGCCATGGAAAATGTTGATACAGTAGTTCACTTCGCCGCCGAAAGCCATGTGGACCGCTCAATAGAAGATGGCTCAGTATTTATAAGAACAAATGTGCTTGGTACAAACACGCTCCTGAATTGTGCACTGGATTCTGATATCAAAAATTTCATCCATGTTTCCACCGATGAGGTATATGGAAGCATAGAGAACGGATCATTTGCTGAAGAGGATAATCTCAACCCTTCAAGTCCGTATTCATCAAGCAAGGCAGGATCCGACCTGCTGGCCATGTCCTTTCATACCACCTATGGCCTGCCGGTAAGCATTACCAGATGTACCAACAACTTCGGACCATATCAGTACCCGGAAAAATTGATTCCACTCTTCATCACAAACCTGATGGAAGGCAAGCAGGTACCTGTCTATGGCACAGGACTGAACGTGAGGGACTGGATCTATGTAGATGACCACTGTTCAGGCATCGATTTTGTGCTCAACAACGGAAACAGTGGAGAGCTCTACAACATCGGAGGTGGCAGCGAACTCACAAACCTTGAGATCACACATCGCATACTGGAAACCTTGGGAAAGGACGAATCCATGATCAGGTATGTAGAAGACCGCAAAGGACATGATTTCCGTTATTCCCTTGACTGCACGAAATTGAAGAAGATGGGATGGAAACCGAAATATGACTTTAAAGCTGCTCTTTCCAATACCGTGAAATGGTACGTTGAAAACAGATGGTGGTGGGAGTCATTAAAACAGTGA